The genomic region CTTGTGCTGCCCACGGCGGTCGACATCCGCGAGGTGGGCATGCGCGACGGTCTCCAGCTGGAGGCGCCCCTCCCCCTCGACGCCAAGCTCGCGATGCTCGACGCCCTGGTCGCCACGGGCGTCCGGCGGATCGAGGCCACGTCGTTCGTCTCCCCCAGGGCAGTTCCCGCCCTCGCCGACGCCGACCAGGTGGCCGCAGAGCTCTCCCGCTGGGGCGACGTGCACTGGTCGGCGCTGGTCGCCAACGCGCGCGGGGCGGTACGGGCGGTCGACGCCGGGGTGGCCCACCTCGAGTACGTCGTCTCGGCGTCGGACGGGCACAGCCGCGCCAACGCCGGCCGCCCCACGGCCGCCGCGGTGGGCGCGGTGGGCGAGATCGCCGGCCTCGCGCACGGTGCCGGCGGGTCGCTCGAGGTCATCATCGCCACCGCCTGGGACTGCCCCTTCGACGGACGGACGCCGATCCCGCGCACGGTGGACGTCGCCCGGGCCGCCGTCACGGCCGGTGCGGACCAGCTGTGCCTGGGCGACACCATCGGCACGACCACCCCGCTGCGCGTCGTCCAGCTGCTCGACGCCGTCCGGCGCGCCTGCCCCGGCGTGCCCGTCGGTGTGCACTTCCACGACACCCGCGGCACGGGGCAGGCGAACGCGCTCGCCGCGATCCAGGCCGGCGTGACCCAGCTGGACTCCTCCGTCGGCGGGCTCGGCGGCTGCCCGTTCGCGCCCGGTGCCAGCGGCAACATCGCCACCGAGGAGCTGGTCTACCTCCTCGAGGAGTCCGGCGTGCGCACGGGGCTGGACCTCGAGGCCGTCCTCGCCGCCGCCCGCATCACCGAGGACGCCGTCGGGCACGAGCTGCCCAGCTCCCTCTACCGCGCCGGCGGCCGCTCGGTCCCCCGGCCGGCGCCGGACGCCTCCTGATGGAGCAGGCGGCGTGATGGACCAGGTGGCACCGGACGGCGCCCCTCAGATCGTCGACCCGCGCCTGATGCGCGAGGTGCTCGGCCACTTCCCCTCCGGCGTCACGGTGCTGACCGCGGACACCGCAGACGGCCCGATCGGCTTCACCTGCCAGTCGTTCAGCTCGCTGTCGCTCGACCCGCCGCTGATCGCCTTCGCACCGGCGCGGACGTCACGGACCTGGCCGCAGCTGCGCGAGATCGGCCGGTTCTGCGTCAACGTCCTCGCCGAGGGGCAGGACGCCGTCTCGCAGAACTTCGCCCGCTCCGGGACCGACAAGTTCGACGGCGTCCCGTGGACCGCATCGCCGCACGGCTCGCCGGTGCTGGACGACGTCGTGGCCTGGATCGACGGCGAGCTCTGGGCGGAGTACGACGGCGGCGACCACACGATCGTCGTCGCCCGGGTTCTGGACCTCGGCTCGCATCCCGACCGGCGTCCCCTGCTGTTCCACCGCGGCTCCTACGGCCTGCTGCACCGCGACGACGCCTGATCCGGCTCCGGACGGGCGGATCTAGCCGAAGCGGACGGCGAGCAGCGCGACGTCGTCCCGGTGGTCCAGGGCCGCGCTGACCGCGGCGTCGCAGAGCTCCCGCGGCCCCGCGCCGACCGGTGCCGCGGCGATCCGCTCGCGCAGCTCGTGGATGCCCTGGTCCATGTCCTCGCCCGGGCGCTCGATGAGCCCGTCGGTGTAGGCGATGAGCGTCGAACCGGCAGGGACGTCGAGGACGACGGTCGAACGGTGGGCCTCCGCGTCCACGCCGACCAGCATCCCGGTGATCTCCTCGAGCACCCGTACGTCGCCGCCGGGTGACCGCAGCAGCGCCGGGGGATGGCCGGCGCTGGCCAGGTGCAGCCGCCACGGCGCTCCCGCCGTCTCGGGCCGGACCGCGCGGGCGTAGACCATGGTGGCGAGCGAGGCGACCCCCAGACCCTGGACCAGCCGGTCCACGCGCGCCAGCATCCGCCCCGGGTCGGCGTCCTCGGCGTCCCAGATGCAGGCCCGCAGGAGCCCGCGCAGGTGCCCCATCGCCGCGGCGGCGGCCACGTCGTGACCGACCACGTCCCCCACCACCATGCCGACGGAGTCGTCGGGCAGGTGCAGCAGGTCGTAGAAGTCGCCGCCCACGTCGGCCACCGACGAGGCACTGACGTAGTGGGCGGAGGCCACGATGCCCGGCACCTCGGGCAGGACCGGCAGCAGGGAGCGCTGCAGGGTATCGGCCACCGCGTGCTCCCGCTGGTAGAGCCGCACGTTGTCGATCGCCAGGGCGGCCCGCCCGGCGAGGTCCTCGAGGATCTCGACGTCGTCGCGGGTGAAGGCACGGTCGGCGGACGTCCGGACCAGAGCGATGGCGCCGAGCGTCCGGCGGCGGGCGAGCATGGGAACGGTCAGCACCGAGCTGCCGCCCAGCCGGTGGAAGGCCTCCCGCGCGGTCGGGGACGTGACGGCCTCCTCGAGGATCTCCGGCGTCACCTCCGCCAGCAGCACCGGTTGTGACGTCGAGATGCTCCGGCGGCTGGGCGACATGGCCGGCAGGTGCATCACGTGCTGGGCGGTGAACTCCCGCAGATCCGCCTCCCGGCCGTGGCGGTGGCGGGCGACGGCGTCGTGGATCTCGCCGTACTCGTCGAGCACCGTGACGTAGGCCCAGTCGGCGAGCCGGGGCACGCACAGGCCGGTCAGCCGGTCCAGGAGCTCGGACATGTCGAGCGTGGCGATCAGCGTGCTGGTGGCCTCGGCCATGAGCGCCAGCCGGCCCTGGGCGCGCTCCGCCGCTGCCTGGGCGTGCTCGGCATCCGTCTGCGCCTGCTCCGCCACCGAGCGGGCGAGCTCGGCCTCCTGCCGCGCGGCCTGCTCGGCCGCGAACGCCGCCTCCCGCTCCCGCTCCACCCGCACGCGCTCGGTGACGTCGGTCTGCACGCCCACGAAGCTGACCAGGTCGCCGTCCCCGTCGAACACCGGGCTGACCGACAGCTGGTTCCAGAACGCGGTGCCGTCCTTGCGGTAGTTCAGCAGCGTCGTGGTGACCGTCTCGCGCGCCTCGAGCCCCGCCCTGATCGTCGCCACCGCGTCGGCGGCGGTGGCCGGCCCCTGGAGGAACCGGCAGTTGCGCCCGATGACCTCGTCGGCCTCGTAGCCGGTGACCCGCGTGAACGACGGGTTGACCCAGACGAGCGGGTCGTCCGGCTGGCGGGGGTCGGTGATGGTGAAGGTGATGTCGGTGGCGATCACCGCCCGCTCCCGCAGCGCCTGCAGGTAGGCGTCCGGGTCGCCGCTCTGCTCCGGCGGGTCCAGGTGCAGGAAGACCACGAGGGAGAGCTGCTGGTCGCTCCCGGCCCGGGACAGCGGGAAACCGGTCACCCAGAGCAGCTGGTCACCGAGGCCGCCGGCGTCCGCGGCCCCCGCACGTCCGGGCTCGGTGCTCGTCCCGGGCGCCAGCCGCACGGCCTCGCCGGTGACCGGGCGCCCCTGGGCCACCGTCGACAGCGGCCCGCTGCTGGTCGCCAGCGGCCGGCCGGCCAGGTCGGTCAGACCCGCCGCCGCGCCCCAGGTGTCGATGTCCACGGGCAGCCCGACGTCGCCGGCCAGGTGCACCGCCGCGGTGTTGGCGTAGACGACGGAGCCGGCCTCCCGGTCGATGACCAGCACGGCGACCGGCACGTCGGCCAGGACGCCGGGAAGGCCGGCGTGCGCCGCCTTCCCGGAATCGGCGACGGCGGCGCTGGCGGCGGTGACGATGCCCACCTGCTGCCCGAGGTCTGCCTCGGGTGCGAGGGGAGTCCCGGAACGGTCACGCTCGGACGGCACGGAGGCCATCTAACCGTGTGCCACGTACCTGTCTCCACGGCTGTTGCTCCGCCCTGACCTGGGCTCCTGCCTGGGAGCGTGTGGCGGGACGTCGTCCGGGGAACGCCTGTCCCGGTCCGTTCGTCACCGGAGCGGACGCCGCGCTCCGCGGTCACGCCGAGAGGAACCACCATGGGACTGCTCGATCGCCTCTTCGGCCGCCATCCGCGCGGGGGCCCCCAGCAGCACGGCTCCGGTCAGTACGGGCAGCAGGCGTACGCACCGCAGCAGTACGGGCCGCCGGGCGGGCCGTCCGGCCGCCGCGAGCAGTTGCCCGACGACCAGGCGATCGCCCGGTACCGCTACCTGCTGCGCACGGCGCCGCCCGAGCAGATCGAGCAGGCCCACACCGAGGCGTTCGGCCAGCTCACCGTCGACCAGCGACAGCAGGTGCTGGCGCAGCTCGCGGCCGCCGTGCCCTCCGGTGAGCGGCCACGCACCGACGACCCCGAGACCCTCGCCCGGGTCGCCACCCGCGCCGAGATGCGGCAGCCCGGCACCCTCGAGCGGGCCCTCGGCGGCTACGGGCCCGGCTACGGCGGGGGCAATGGCGGTGCCTACGGCAGGGGCTACGGCGGGCCCGGGATGGGCAGCATGATCGGCGGCAGCCTCCTCGGCACCATCGGCGGGCTCGTGATCGGGACCGCCGTCGCCGACGCGCTGTTCGACTCCGGGATCGGTGACGGCGGCCTGTTCGGCGGAGGGGACGAGGAGGCCTACGCCCAGGGCTTCGAGGACGGCGCCGGCGACTACGGGGACGGCGGCGGCGACTTCGGCGGCGGGGACTTCGGGGGCGGGGACTTCGGGGGCGACTTCGGGGGCGGCGACTTCTGAGCCGTGGGCCGTCGCAGCAGGAGCAGCCCCAGCACCGGCAGGACCAGCGGCACGAAGTAGTAGCCACGGCCGTAGCCCGACCACACCGTCTCGTCGGGGAAGGCCGCCGGATCGGCGATCGAGAGCGTGCCGACGACGAGCACGCCGATCAGCTCCACCGTGATCGCCACCAGGGCGGTCCGCCGTCCGGCCACGCCGCCACGGACCAGCCCGACGGTGGCCACCACGTAGACCGCCGCAGCGAGCGCCGACAGCAGGTAGGCCACCGGTGCCTCGTCGAACCGGGTGGCCAGCTGTACTGCCGCCCGGGCGCCGGCAGCCAGTGCGAAGGTGCCGTAGACCGCCACCAGCACCCGCCCCGGGCCCGATGTCCCCGGGCCGCCACCGCTCTCGGCCGGCGCGCCCAGTGCGCGGTCCTCACGCACCGGTGGTCTCCCAGAGCTGCAGCAGCCGCCAGACCATGACGCCGACGACGGCACCGGCCACGGCGAGCACGGTGCCCGCCCAGCGGGTGCGCTCCGTCCGTGCCCACAGCACACCCGCGACCGGCACCAGCGCGACGCCGATGAGGTAGCTGAGGAACGTCGGGGTGTCCTCCGGGCTCTCGCCGCCCACGAGGGCCGCGACCGCGAGGGCGGCCTGGAGCAGGAGCAGTGCCTCCAGCAGCCCGGCAGCGGCCAGGTGCAGCAGGCCGATGCGCCGGTGGGCGAGCGTGGAGAGCAGTCCGAGCAGCGTCACGACCACCGCCACCACCGTGATCGTGCCCACGAGGAACGGCGTCACCGGTGTCGATCCGCGAGGAGGAGGCTGGCCTGCACGGGGCCCATCCTCTCCCGCTCGCTGCCGCGACCGTCGCAGGCCCGGCGGGCAGTGCTGCGGGACGGCCACCTGATCGCCGTTCCGTGGAATTGACCGTAACTACCGAGTAACCCCTACGGCGCAGCCTCGTTGTCCGGTCACGTCCGCCGCCGTGACCCCCGCGAGGAGCGCCATGAACCCGTCGTCCCGTCGTCTGCTCGGGGTGGTGTCCGGCGCCGTCGTCGCCGGCGCCCTCCTCGCCGCGCCCGCCCACGCAGCGCCGTCCGATCCGCTCGCTCCCGTGCAGGACTTCCTCGCCGGCCAGCTCGAGGGGTTGGCCGGCGCGGCGCGGGCGACGGTGCTGGTGCACGGCACCGGCATCGACGCCGCCCGGGCCGCGGTCGACGCGACCGGGATGCGGGCGGTGACGGAGTTCGAGCGGATCGGCGTCGTCGTGGCGTCGGGCACCGCCGACCAGATCGAAGCGGCGCGGACCGAGCCGGGGGTCACCTACCTCGAGGGCAACACCCCCATCGCCTTCACGCAGGAGACGTCGAACACCGCCACCCGCGGCGCCGAGGCCGTGGCCACCCTGACCGGCGCGAACGGCTCGGCGCTGGACGGCAGCGGCGTCTCGGTGGCCGTCATCGACTCCGGCGTCGACCCGACGCACCCCTACTTCCGCAATCCGGACGGCAGCAGCGCCGTCGTCGCGAACCTGAAGAGCCTGTGCCTGGTGGAGTCCGACACCGGCACCGACTGCGTCGTGGAAGTCCCCACCGTCGTCGACACCGACACGATCTCCGGTGGGGGGCACGGCACGCACGTCAGCGGCATCGTCGCCGGCCGGCCGACGGCTCTGGGCGACGGGGGCTCACTGCAGGGCGCCGCGCCCGGCGCGAGCCTGGTGTCCATCTCCACCGGTGCGGTGCTGCTGATCGTGGGCGCCGACTCCGCGCTCAACTGGGTGCTGGAGAACCACCAGGCGCCGTGCGGCGAGGGCGTCCCCGCCGCGGAGTGCCCGCCCATCAAGGTCACCAACAACTCCTACGGCCCGGTGGGCGGCGGCGAGTTCGACCCGAACTCGGCCACGGTCAAGCTCCAGCGCGCGCTGGCCGCCGAGGGCGTCGTCACCGTCTGGGCCGCCGGCAACGACGGCGGCGACGGGTCGGCGTCGGTCACCAACCCGTCCGGCCAGGACCCGACCGGCGGCATCCTCTCGGTGGCCTCCTACTACGACCAGGACACCGGCACCCGGGACGGCGTGGTCAGCGAGTACTCCTCGCGCGGCGACTCGTCCGACCCCTCGACGTGGCCGGACCTCTCCGCCCCCGGCGAGAACATCACGTCGGCCTGCCGGCTCTACCTGCCGATCTGCGCCACCGGCCTGGACCCGCGCAACGGCCCGGGCCTGCTCGACGCCGGCACGTTCAACACCATCAGCGGGACGTCGATGGCCGCGCCGCACGTCGCCGGCATCGTCGCCCAGCT from Blastococcus colisei harbors:
- a CDS encoding flavin reductase family protein, whose protein sequence is MDQVAPDGAPQIVDPRLMREVLGHFPSGVTVLTADTADGPIGFTCQSFSSLSLDPPLIAFAPARTSRTWPQLREIGRFCVNVLAEGQDAVSQNFARSGTDKFDGVPWTASPHGSPVLDDVVAWIDGELWAEYDGGDHTIVVARVLDLGSHPDRRPLLFHRGSYGLLHRDDA
- a CDS encoding hydroxymethylglutaryl-CoA lyase, which produces MIEFDLVLPTAVDIREVGMRDGLQLEAPLPLDAKLAMLDALVATGVRRIEATSFVSPRAVPALADADQVAAELSRWGDVHWSALVANARGAVRAVDAGVAHLEYVVSASDGHSRANAGRPTAAAVGAVGEIAGLAHGAGGSLEVIIATAWDCPFDGRTPIPRTVDVARAAVTAGADQLCLGDTIGTTTPLRVVQLLDAVRRACPGVPVGVHFHDTRGTGQANALAAIQAGVTQLDSSVGGLGGCPFAPGASGNIATEELVYLLEESGVRTGLDLEAVLAAARITEDAVGHELPSSLYRAGGRSVPRPAPDAS
- a CDS encoding SpoIIE family protein phosphatase yields the protein MASVPSERDRSGTPLAPEADLGQQVGIVTAASAAVADSGKAAHAGLPGVLADVPVAVLVIDREAGSVVYANTAAVHLAGDVGLPVDIDTWGAAAGLTDLAGRPLATSSGPLSTVAQGRPVTGEAVRLAPGTSTEPGRAGAADAGGLGDQLLWVTGFPLSRAGSDQQLSLVVFLHLDPPEQSGDPDAYLQALRERAVIATDITFTITDPRQPDDPLVWVNPSFTRVTGYEADEVIGRNCRFLQGPATAADAVATIRAGLEARETVTTTLLNYRKDGTAFWNQLSVSPVFDGDGDLVSFVGVQTDVTERVRVEREREAAFAAEQAARQEAELARSVAEQAQTDAEHAQAAAERAQGRLALMAEATSTLIATLDMSELLDRLTGLCVPRLADWAYVTVLDEYGEIHDAVARHRHGREADLREFTAQHVMHLPAMSPSRRSISTSQPVLLAEVTPEILEEAVTSPTAREAFHRLGGSSVLTVPMLARRRTLGAIALVRTSADRAFTRDDVEILEDLAGRAALAIDNVRLYQREHAVADTLQRSLLPVLPEVPGIVASAHYVSASSVADVGGDFYDLLHLPDDSVGMVVGDVVGHDVAAAAAMGHLRGLLRACIWDAEDADPGRMLARVDRLVQGLGVASLATMVYARAVRPETAGAPWRLHLASAGHPPALLRSPGGDVRVLEEITGMLVGVDAEAHRSTVVLDVPAGSTLIAYTDGLIERPGEDMDQGIHELRERIAAAPVGAGPRELCDAAVSAALDHRDDVALLAVRFG
- a CDS encoding S8 family serine peptidase; translation: MNPSSRRLLGVVSGAVVAGALLAAPAHAAPSDPLAPVQDFLAGQLEGLAGAARATVLVHGTGIDAARAAVDATGMRAVTEFERIGVVVASGTADQIEAARTEPGVTYLEGNTPIAFTQETSNTATRGAEAVATLTGANGSALDGSGVSVAVIDSGVDPTHPYFRNPDGSSAVVANLKSLCLVESDTGTDCVVEVPTVVDTDTISGGGHGTHVSGIVAGRPTALGDGGSLQGAAPGASLVSISTGAVLLIVGADSALNWVLENHQAPCGEGVPAAECPPIKVTNNSYGPVGGGEFDPNSATVKLQRALAAEGVVTVWAAGNDGGDGSASVTNPSGQDPTGGILSVASYYDQDTGTRDGVVSEYSSRGDSSDPSTWPDLSAPGENITSACRLYLPICATGLDPRNGPGLLDAGTFNTISGTSMAAPHVAGIVAQLFQADPTATPAEIEAALKGTTHRYSDGAAYQTVGGYTTSYDKGTGLVDVVAAAQSLTGTSEGQQGRRPVTGPRKRR